In Oryza sativa Japonica Group chromosome 3, ASM3414082v1, one DNA window encodes the following:
- the LOC107276045 gene encoding pollen receptor-like kinase 3, with product MEGREGGELGSAYKAAMLNGVTVAVKRMRDMNRVEFEEHIQMLGDLRHPNVLSPVGYHYRREEKLIVSEFMPRGSLLYVLHGDQRPDRVVLDWPARMRIAVGVVRGMAYLHEKLGIPTMRLVSMDGADFDAIHSCRRGHLTLLAV from the exons ATGGAAGGGCGCGAGGGTGGGGAGCTCGGGTCGGCGTACAAGGCCGCCATGCTCAACGGCGTCACCGTCGCCGTGAAGCGGATGCGCGACATGAACCGCGTCGAGTTCGAGGAGCACATCCAGATGCTCGGTGACCTCCGCCACCCCAACGTCCTCTCCCCCGTCGGCTACCATTATCGCAGGGAAGAAAAGCTCATCGTCTCCGAGTTCATGCCACGTGGCAGCCTCCTCTACGTCCTCCACG GTGACCAGCGCCCGGACAGGGTGGTGCTGGATTGGCCGGCGAGGATGAGGATCGCCGTCGGCGTGGTGCGAGGCATGGCGTACCTCCACGAGAAGCTGGGGATCCCGACGATGAGGCTGGTGAGCATGGACGGCGCCGACTTCGACGCCATCCACTCCTGCCGCCGTGGACATCTCACACTACTCGCCGTCTGA